A region from the Methanofollis liminatans DSM 4140 genome encodes:
- a CDS encoding PAS domain S-box protein — protein MRPYPEEITKILARLKANPRGMSVTDLSRDLAINRNTASRYLDMLLISGEVEMRTYGKAKVFYPSQRVPLSAMINFSSDGVAILDRTLTIVQANDRILEIVRAGRDDVIGKPIGESRLSAFDHPLIRARIEDALGGDDVVEEVRFLRTGGELYFRMKILPTAFNDGSPGITIILEDITSQKLAEEALRTEEAKFRALVEDINDIIWNVGDDWTFSYVSPKSFDLLGYAPDEMVGRSLLDFVPAPEQERVAERLAGLLDRPFSLLHIPLLHRSGKSLVFEASGTPDFDEIGDFGGYRMVSRDVTERHQAERRVRGWKSFLHCIVQNIPDMVFVREIAGGKYVFFNRAAEAFVGGAPESLAGKEESAIFGPDLVPLISCGEAEMLQRQSPVECPAMPVVFQNGETHHLQTKKIPIAGEGGEMKYVLTIVRDITDHVRADALLADQRDLAEALGSASDLREALSICLDAAMQAAGVDAAAVYAVREEGRLERVAAFGLSAEAAARAERIDGEEAAVLIGGRTAAFPGDEDLRGTVTFTIVHGGMPVAVLVAGSRLTGLIPAAGVQALETIAAQAANVAGRILAQETVRIERDRAERYLDVAGVMIAGIRTDGTIERMNRTGCLALGYAETDLVGKNWFKTLVPTRLRPRLEANFRRLMEGASPPPGEEKGSLLARDGGEIGVLWRNTIVRDNDGRITGLVTSGLISGPPAEDVY, from the coding sequence ATGAGGCCCTATCCTGAGGAGATCACTAAAATTCTCGCCCGATTAAAGGCGAATCCCCGCGGGATGTCGGTCACCGATCTCTCCAGAGACCTCGCGATCAACAGGAATACGGCCTCGCGCTACCTCGACATGCTCCTCATCTCCGGCGAGGTGGAGATGCGGACCTACGGCAAGGCAAAGGTCTTCTACCCCTCGCAGCGGGTGCCCCTCTCGGCCATGATCAACTTCTCCTCAGACGGCGTGGCGATCCTGGACCGCACCCTCACCATCGTCCAGGCAAACGACCGCATCCTCGAGATCGTCCGCGCCGGACGGGACGACGTCATCGGAAAACCGATCGGGGAATCGCGCCTCTCGGCTTTCGATCACCCCCTGATCAGGGCGCGGATCGAGGACGCCCTCGGGGGCGACGACGTGGTCGAGGAGGTGAGGTTCCTCAGGACCGGGGGCGAACTCTACTTCAGAATGAAGATCCTGCCCACCGCCTTCAACGACGGCAGCCCCGGGATCACCATCATCCTCGAGGACATCACCAGTCAGAAACTCGCAGAGGAGGCGCTGCGCACAGAGGAGGCAAAGTTCAGGGCGCTCGTCGAGGACATCAACGACATCATCTGGAATGTCGGCGACGACTGGACCTTCTCCTATGTGAGCCCGAAGAGTTTCGATCTTCTGGGCTACGCCCCTGACGAGATGGTCGGGCGTTCTCTCCTCGATTTCGTCCCGGCGCCCGAACAGGAGCGGGTCGCGGAACGCCTCGCCGGACTCCTTGACCGGCCATTCTCCCTCCTCCACATCCCCCTGCTTCACCGGAGCGGGAAGAGCCTCGTTTTTGAAGCGAGCGGGACCCCGGACTTCGACGAGATCGGGGATTTCGGGGGCTATCGCATGGTCTCGAGGGACGTCACCGAACGGCACCAGGCTGAGCGCCGGGTGCGGGGCTGGAAATCGTTTCTCCACTGCATCGTCCAGAACATCCCGGACATGGTCTTCGTCAGGGAGATCGCGGGCGGGAAGTACGTCTTTTTCAACCGTGCGGCAGAGGCGTTCGTCGGGGGGGCACCCGAGAGTCTCGCCGGAAAAGAGGAGAGCGCGATCTTCGGGCCCGATCTCGTCCCCCTCATCTCCTGCGGCGAGGCGGAGATGCTCCAGAGGCAAAGCCCGGTGGAATGCCCTGCAATGCCCGTCGTCTTCCAGAACGGGGAGACGCACCACCTGCAGACGAAAAAGATCCCGATCGCCGGCGAGGGGGGCGAGATGAAATACGTCCTCACCATCGTGCGCGACATCACCGACCATGTCCGCGCCGACGCCCTCCTCGCGGACCAGCGCGACCTTGCAGAGGCCCTCGGTTCAGCCTCAGACCTCAGGGAGGCCCTCTCCATCTGCCTTGATGCGGCGATGCAGGCCGCAGGCGTGGACGCCGCCGCCGTCTACGCCGTCAGGGAGGAGGGGCGCCTCGAGCGCGTGGCGGCATTCGGGCTCTCCGCAGAAGCCGCAGCCCGGGCAGAGCGGATCGACGGAGAAGAAGCCGCGGTGCTCATCGGGGGCAGAACCGCCGCCTTCCCCGGCGACGAGGACCTGCGCGGCACCGTCACGTTCACCATCGTCCATGGGGGGATGCCGGTCGCGGTGCTCGTCGCCGGGTCCCGCCTCACCGGCCTGATACCCGCGGCCGGCGTCCAGGCCCTCGAGACGATCGCCGCCCAGGCGGCAAACGTGGCCGGGCGCATCCTCGCCCAGGAGACCGTCAGGATCGAGCGGGACCGGGCCGAACGCTACCTCGACGTCGCCGGGGTGATGATCGCCGGTATCAGGACGGACGGCACCATCGAACGGATGAACCGGACCGGGTGCCTCGCCCTCGGCTACGCCGAGACCGATCTCGTCGGGAAAAACTGGTTCAAAACACTCGTCCCAACCCGCCTCAGGCCGCGCCTTGAGGCGAACTTCAGGCGGCTGATGGAGGGGGCGTCCCCCCCGCCCGGGGAGGAGAAAGGCTCCCTCCTTGCACGGGACGGCGGCGAGATCGGCGTGCTCTGGCGCAACACCATCGTGCGTGACAATGACGGCCGGATCACCGGCCTCGTCACCTCGGGCCTCATCTCAGGGCCGCCGGCGGAAGATGTTTATTAA
- a CDS encoding tetratricopeptide repeat protein translates to MDTTVALNFFWESFWIDRWMRRDAAPRDAALLHLFLIRRARDPGFAAYSAAAGFSDDRAKDAVRTALAGALAEDCADLFGAGRDAYLWRRYLGLLDAGDLRGARLVETMLCTPAEDGYLAPPIAAGEGPSRSSWERMEKRVVMSEIRYPDLYFEAPYLRDLSGAQISPADLEITSFAVESLKNLLGGAIPPGDAGTFERFINDAGMIIAFSWFAEKTYDEQTAILNAVYPFSLDEETLDRFVAIFDDYETLLEEAAGLVKRGFIEEAKTVYAYTILHAGEAALHHACYENLAVLFREEGDYARAGDCAERALAIRKAMPGADPYLVALGEKSLSEALYLQGKSGRAADLVASAVAAADRLSPEKARSLFWAIASSFRRTGRFEEEYALLTRILEGEGEGEAMDAAMARLFSMDQYARADGSFDMAGLAAVEERRRYLDFFGKGAALLQAFQFDRAIACFGDALAISRDLDLLRNIAIAHRLYGSADAAREYFGMVRAERPADVFSLIHLGLLAGGEEGARLIGRGIAAALEGRMDLALVLYPIVRDAVADGAVLDAIDRSGDLPAQGGGRALYYLGAGTILADLGFSGEAETCYRRALKATPPSPVRARVLRNMGVLAADAGSPERGASLPRRGRQVRRLLPGGVARRGRGAGGPQGSRRCGGGGAGSGAPRPGRA, encoded by the coding sequence ATGGATACAACCGTTGCACTGAATTTTTTCTGGGAATCATTCTGGATCGACCGGTGGATGCGCCGCGACGCCGCCCCCCGGGACGCCGCCCTCCTGCATCTCTTTCTGATACGAAGGGCGAGGGACCCCGGTTTTGCGGCCTATTCCGCAGCCGCAGGTTTTTCTGACGACCGGGCGAAGGATGCGGTCAGGACGGCGCTTGCCGGCGCCCTTGCCGAAGACTGTGCTGATCTTTTCGGCGCCGGGAGGGACGCATATCTCTGGCGGCGGTACCTCGGCCTCCTGGATGCGGGCGATCTCCGTGGAGCGCGGCTCGTTGAGACGATGCTGTGCACGCCGGCGGAAGACGGCTATCTTGCCCCGCCGATCGCCGCCGGCGAGGGGCCGTCACGCTCGTCCTGGGAGCGGATGGAGAAGAGGGTGGTGATGTCGGAGATCCGGTATCCCGACCTCTACTTTGAGGCGCCCTATCTCAGGGACCTTTCGGGTGCGCAGATCAGCCCGGCCGACCTCGAGATCACCTCCTTCGCCGTCGAGAGCCTCAAAAACCTCCTCGGCGGAGCGATCCCGCCCGGAGACGCCGGAACCTTCGAGCGTTTCATCAACGATGCAGGAATGATCATCGCCTTCTCCTGGTTCGCCGAAAAAACGTACGACGAACAGACGGCGATCCTGAATGCGGTCTATCCGTTCAGCCTCGACGAGGAGACGCTGGACCGGTTCGTGGCGATCTTCGACGACTACGAGACCCTCCTCGAGGAGGCGGCCGGGCTTGTAAAACGCGGGTTTATCGAGGAGGCAAAGACCGTCTATGCCTATACGATCCTGCACGCGGGCGAGGCGGCCCTCCACCACGCCTGCTATGAGAACCTCGCCGTCCTCTTCAGGGAGGAGGGTGACTACGCCCGTGCCGGCGACTGCGCCGAACGCGCCCTCGCGATCAGAAAGGCCATGCCGGGCGCCGATCCCTACCTCGTCGCCCTCGGGGAGAAGAGCCTCTCGGAAGCGCTTTATTTGCAGGGCAAATCCGGTCGTGCGGCCGACCTGGTCGCCTCGGCGGTGGCGGCGGCCGACCGCCTCTCCCCCGAGAAGGCCAGGTCGCTCTTCTGGGCGATCGCCTCTTCGTTTCGGAGGACCGGGAGGTTTGAGGAGGAATACGCCCTGCTCACCCGCATCCTCGAAGGAGAGGGTGAAGGGGAGGCGATGGACGCTGCAATGGCGCGCCTCTTCTCGATGGACCAGTACGCCAGGGCCGACGGCTCCTTCGATATGGCCGGGCTTGCCGCCGTCGAGGAGCGGCGGCGCTACCTGGACTTTTTCGGCAAGGGTGCGGCCCTGCTCCAGGCCTTCCAGTTCGACCGCGCCATCGCCTGCTTCGGGGACGCCCTCGCGATCAGCCGTGACCTCGATCTCCTCAGGAACATCGCCATCGCCCACCGGCTGTACGGCTCGGCCGATGCGGCCAGGGAGTACTTCGGCATGGTGCGTGCCGAACGGCCCGCGGATGTCTTCTCCCTCATCCACCTCGGCCTGCTCGCCGGCGGGGAGGAGGGCGCCCGGCTGATCGGGCGGGGCATCGCCGCCGCCCTCGAGGGGCGGATGGACCTCGCCCTCGTCCTCTACCCGATTGTCCGCGACGCCGTTGCCGACGGCGCGGTCCTCGATGCGATCGACCGTTCAGGCGATCTCCCGGCGCAGGGCGGGGGCCGGGCGCTCTACTATCTCGGGGCCGGGACGATCCTCGCCGATCTCGGCTTTTCCGGGGAGGCCGAAACCTGTTACCGCCGGGCCCTCAAGGCGACCCCGCCGTCCCCGGTGCGGGCGCGGGTGCTCAGGAATATGGGTGTGCTCGCCGCCGACGCCGGCAGTCCAGAACGCGGCGCCTCCCTGCCTCGACGGGGTCGTCAGGTACGTCGCCTGCTACCCGGCGGTGTGGCACGGCGTGGACGGGGTGCAGGAGGTCCTCAGGGATCCCGTCGGTGCGGCGGCGGCGGCGCGGGAAGCGGTGCGCCTCGCCCCGGCAGAGCCTGA
- a CDS encoding nucleoside 2-deoxyribosyltransferase, which yields MYVLVSPCILDPSLRAEGITKPSDRAAFERALERCRRFSIEVVPLPCPETAYLGRPRPPATFVERLDTPAFRALLDRMEKEVRAMIHERGPPLCIIGVDSSPACGVNRTWLDERVPGRGAFLARFPEIRAVDVCEFARYRVYLAAPLFSRAERAFNREVRDLLEAALYEVYLPQEVGDNDAARSAGDGRAIFEHNLEDLKGVDIVVAVIDGADADSGTAWEMGYAYARGIPVVALRTDFRRVGEAEAVNLMLEASSTVVARPADLPGAVAAALSSKQGEDPGTL from the coding sequence ATGTATGTCCTGGTCTCCCCCTGCATCCTCGACCCCTCCCTGCGGGCCGAGGGGATCACAAAACCGTCCGACCGTGCGGCGTTCGAGCGGGCCCTGGAGCGGTGCCGGCGCTTCTCGATCGAAGTCGTCCCCCTCCCCTGCCCTGAGACCGCCTATCTCGGCCGGCCGCGCCCGCCCGCGACCTTTGTCGAGCGCCTGGACACCCCGGCCTTCCGCGCCCTCCTCGACCGGATGGAAAAAGAGGTGAGGGCGATGATCCACGAGCGCGGCCCGCCGCTCTGCATCATCGGCGTCGATTCCTCGCCGGCCTGCGGGGTGAACCGCACATGGCTGGACGAGCGGGTGCCTGGGCGGGGGGCTTTTCTCGCCCGGTTCCCGGAGATCAGGGCGGTCGACGTCTGCGAGTTCGCCCGGTACCGGGTGTACCTCGCCGCCCCGCTCTTCTCCCGGGCCGAACGCGCCTTCAACCGGGAGGTGCGCGATCTGCTGGAGGCGGCGCTCTACGAGGTCTATCTCCCGCAGGAGGTCGGGGACAACGACGCCGCACGCAGCGCCGGGGACGGGCGGGCGATCTTCGAGCACAATCTCGAAGACCTGAAGGGGGTCGATATCGTCGTCGCCGTCATCGACGGGGCCGACGCCGATTCGGGGACGGCGTGGGAGATGGGGTACGCGTACGCCCGCGGCATCCCGGTCGTCGCCCTGCGGACCGATTTCCGCCGGGTCGGGGAGGCGGAGGCGGTCAACCTGATGCTCGAAGCCTCCTCGACCGTGGTTGCGCGTCCTGCCGACCTGCCGGGGGCGGTCGCCGCCGCCCTCTCCTCAAAACAGGGAGAAGATCCTGGCACGCTCTGA
- a CDS encoding DUF367 family protein — protein MIRLFAFRDNSCDPRKCTVKRMEKWGQVKVVDTLTRIPRSSLILDPTAERALSPADRGVPSITALDCSWEVLDSVTVRRWPTRRALPYLVAANPVNFGRPLRLTSVEAFAAALVILGEDEQAREVLSKFNWGMHFLELNADPLAEYAAAKDSTEVVAIQALYMGE, from the coding sequence ATGATACGCCTCTTCGCCTTCAGGGACAACTCCTGCGATCCCAGGAAGTGCACGGTGAAGCGGATGGAGAAATGGGGGCAGGTGAAAGTCGTCGACACCCTCACCCGGATCCCGCGCTCGTCGCTCATCCTGGACCCGACGGCCGAGCGCGCCCTCTCCCCGGCCGACCGGGGCGTGCCCTCGATCACCGCCCTGGACTGCTCCTGGGAGGTGCTCGACTCGGTGACGGTGCGGCGCTGGCCGACCCGCCGCGCCCTCCCCTACCTCGTCGCCGCCAACCCGGTGAACTTCGGCCGCCCCCTCCGCCTCACCTCGGTGGAGGCCTTTGCGGCGGCGCTCGTGATCCTGGGCGAGGACGAGCAGGCTCGGGAGGTCCTCTCGAAGTTCAACTGGGGGATGCACTTCCTGGAGTTGAACGCCGACCCCCTCGCCGAGTACGCGGCGGCGAAGGACTCCACCGAGGTCGTGGCGATCCAGGCGCTGTATATGGGGGAGTGA
- the glgP gene encoding alpha-glucan family phosphorylase, giving the protein MTADAMDRSRFDHVPERIEGLVDLAFNLWWSWHPSARMLFKQVNAHAWKESRHNPVQMLQEIPEDYLRRAAQNREYLRRYDIIMERYQEYMARKNSWFTEEYASSRPFTVAYFSAEYGLHHSLPFYAGGLGFLAGDHLKECSDLGVPLVAVGFMYSSGYLHQHIGPDGSQMNIEEHLNRDAAPITRVLDPSGKQIVLAVPHINLPISVAVWKVQVGRIPLYLLDTDIPENAPEHRSISHRLYSGNKEQRLLQEIVLGIGGRKVLSYLGVHYAGVHINEGHPAFALVERVRERVGEGQSFEDALAQVRGTTVFTTHTPVPAGTDIFPAEMIDRYFSTYYRCLGIERERFLALGAAPGDQGGNFNMTVFAMRMSAHHNAVSQRHGEVTRAMWQGIWPGLPPERVPIDAITNGVHLPTWLNSRMELLLDRYIGAVCPCWQMEHDCPVIWDLVDEIPDEELWDLHIWLKAKLINRIRERKRRKWAEHREMPENIVAEGVLLNPTMLTIGFARRFSTYKRADLIFYDLERLKRIVNNRWRPVQIVFAGKAHPADVEGQQVLQRIYAFARSPDFGGKIAFVEDYGEQVAQYLVHGVDLWLNNPLPPMEASGTSGMKAAINGVLNLSILDGWWIEGYNGRNGWAFGGEYTVGDRTAADANAIYELLEKEVVPLYYDTDMHGVPHGWVRAMKESIKSNAPRFCARRMVKEYVTHYYPKMLAAAGTPFPGLGGGE; this is encoded by the coding sequence ATGACCGCCGACGCCATGGACCGGAGCCGTTTCGATCATGTCCCGGAGCGTATCGAGGGGCTCGTCGACCTTGCCTTCAACCTCTGGTGGAGCTGGCACCCGTCGGCCAGGATGCTCTTCAAGCAGGTGAACGCCCATGCCTGGAAGGAGAGCCGGCACAACCCGGTGCAGATGCTCCAGGAGATCCCTGAGGACTACCTCAGACGGGCGGCGCAGAACAGGGAGTACCTCCGCCGCTACGACATCATCATGGAGCGCTACCAGGAGTACATGGCCAGAAAAAACTCCTGGTTTACCGAGGAATATGCCTCCTCCCGCCCGTTCACCGTCGCATATTTTTCGGCAGAATACGGCCTCCACCACTCTCTGCCGTTCTACGCCGGCGGGCTCGGGTTTCTCGCCGGCGACCATCTCAAGGAGTGCTCCGACCTGGGCGTCCCCCTCGTCGCCGTCGGGTTCATGTACTCCTCAGGCTACCTCCACCAGCACATCGGCCCTGACGGTTCGCAGATGAACATCGAGGAGCACCTCAACCGCGACGCCGCCCCGATCACCCGCGTCCTCGACCCCTCGGGCAAACAGATCGTCCTGGCCGTCCCCCACATCAACCTGCCCATCAGCGTCGCCGTCTGGAAGGTGCAGGTCGGCCGCATCCCCCTCTACCTCCTCGACACCGACATCCCGGAGAACGCCCCCGAACACCGTTCCATCTCCCACCGCCTCTATTCAGGGAATAAGGAGCAGCGCCTCCTCCAGGAGATCGTCCTCGGGATCGGGGGCAGAAAGGTGCTCTCGTACCTCGGCGTCCACTATGCGGGTGTGCACATCAACGAGGGCCATCCAGCCTTCGCGCTGGTCGAACGGGTCAGGGAACGGGTCGGAGAGGGGCAGTCCTTTGAGGACGCCCTCGCGCAGGTGCGGGGGACCACGGTCTTCACCACCCACACCCCGGTCCCGGCCGGCACCGACATCTTTCCGGCAGAGATGATCGACCGCTACTTCAGCACCTACTACCGCTGTCTCGGCATCGAGAGGGAGCGGTTCCTCGCCCTCGGAGCCGCTCCCGGCGATCAGGGCGGCAATTTCAACATGACCGTCTTTGCGATGCGGATGTCGGCCCATCACAACGCCGTCTCACAGCGCCACGGCGAGGTGACAAGGGCGATGTGGCAGGGGATCTGGCCCGGACTCCCCCCGGAGCGGGTGCCGATCGATGCGATCACCAACGGCGTCCACCTCCCGACCTGGCTCAACTCCAGGATGGAACTCCTCCTCGATCGCTACATCGGGGCCGTCTGTCCCTGCTGGCAGATGGAGCACGACTGCCCGGTGATCTGGGATCTCGTCGACGAGATCCCGGACGAAGAACTCTGGGACCTCCACATCTGGCTGAAGGCAAAACTGATCAACAGGATCAGGGAGAGAAAACGGCGCAAGTGGGCCGAACACAGGGAAATGCCCGAGAACATCGTCGCAGAGGGGGTGCTCCTGAACCCGACCATGCTCACCATCGGGTTCGCACGGCGCTTTTCGACCTACAAACGGGCAGACCTCATTTTTTACGATCTCGAACGGCTGAAGAGGATCGTCAACAACCGCTGGCGACCGGTGCAGATCGTCTTTGCAGGCAAGGCGCACCCGGCAGACGTCGAGGGGCAGCAGGTCCTCCAGCGGATCTACGCCTTTGCCCGGTCGCCGGATTTCGGCGGGAAGATCGCCTTCGTTGAGGACTACGGCGAGCAGGTCGCCCAGTACCTCGTCCACGGCGTCGATCTCTGGCTCAACAACCCCCTGCCCCCGATGGAGGCGAGCGGCACCTCGGGGATGAAGGCGGCGATCAACGGCGTGCTCAACCTCTCCATCCTGGACGGCTGGTGGATCGAGGGCTACAACGGCAGAAACGGCTGGGCCTTCGGCGGCGAGTACACCGTCGGCGACCGGACGGCGGCAGATGCGAACGCGATCTACGAACTCCTCGAAAAAGAGGTCGTCCCGCTCTATTACGACACCGACATGCACGGGGTGCCGCACGGGTGGGTGCGGGCGATGAAGGAGTCGATCAAGAGCAATGCCCCGCGGTTCTGCGCACGGAGGATGGTCAAGGAGTACGTCACCCATTACTACCCGAAGATGCTCGCCGCCGCCGGCACGCCGTTTCCCGGCCTCGGCGGGGGGGAGTGA
- a CDS encoding winged helix-turn-helix transcriptional regulator — MRGWMIAVFLAVALAQIASAAYVVSPGSLYPPSEDPFVPSEVAFWELPLWVILLEVCIVPLELLWATKTCLSLGCRRVGRENVLESAARAEIYTMIRAAPGIHLRALSERAAISMSTLRYHLAVLQEHHKITSLDEDGYLRFYENSGTYTAAQQRVLKHLRNTTTREILIGILEHPGASRQEVADTVGISGPAVTWHMKKLTEDRIIRQERDGRAVRYRISEDAAVDLASGIREAEDRRILSHT, encoded by the coding sequence ATGAGAGGATGGATGATCGCCGTATTTCTTGCAGTCGCCCTCGCACAGATCGCCTCCGCAGCCTACGTCGTCAGCCCGGGGAGCCTGTACCCCCCTTCAGAGGATCCCTTCGTCCCGTCCGAGGTCGCCTTCTGGGAACTTCCGCTCTGGGTGATCCTTCTGGAGGTCTGCATCGTCCCGCTCGAACTTCTCTGGGCGACGAAGACCTGCCTCTCTCTGGGGTGCCGCAGGGTGGGCCGCGAGAACGTCCTGGAGAGCGCGGCCAGAGCCGAGATCTACACGATGATCAGGGCGGCGCCCGGCATCCATCTCAGGGCGCTCTCTGAGCGCGCGGCGATCTCGATGAGCACCCTCAGGTATCATCTTGCCGTCCTGCAGGAGCATCACAAGATCACCTCGCTCGACGAGGACGGCTACCTCCGCTTCTACGAGAACAGCGGGACCTACACCGCTGCCCAGCAGCGAGTGCTCAAGCACCTGAGGAACACGACCACACGGGAGATCCTCATCGGGATCCTGGAGCACCCGGGGGCGTCGCGGCAGGAGGTTGCCGACACGGTCGGGATCTCGGGGCCGGCCGTCACCTGGCACATGAAGAAGCTGACCGAGGACCGGATCATCAGGCAGGAACGCGACGGGCGGGCGGTCAGGTACCGGATCAGCGAGGACGCCGCCGTGGACCTCGCCTCCGGGATAAGGGAGGCGGAAGACCGCCGGATCCTCTCGCACACCTGA
- a CDS encoding ABC transporter ATP-binding protein: MIRCEHLTKVYNGVAAVDDLNLAIPAGEIFGLLGPNGAGKSTTILMLIGLIEPTSGACFIDGIEVAKNPIEVKHRIGYMPEDVGFYATLTAEENLDYSAKLYGMDAAVRRKRIPDLLSLVGLDGVEKVVGGYSKGMRQRLGLAKALINEPKVIILDEPTANLDPQGVADYRRILGETAENGTTVLVSSHILSEVNRVCTSAAILAHGKYVAGGTWDDLARTREKGECVIRLETRSPMPEIVHPALLSAEYADGHRSARLVAGADIRDEIAAVAGPAGIRRLEVEAPDLEDVFLSYYHEEAAS; the protein is encoded by the coding sequence ATGATACGATGTGAACACCTTACCAAGGTCTATAACGGGGTGGCGGCGGTCGACGACCTCAACCTGGCGATCCCGGCCGGCGAGATTTTCGGGCTCCTCGGCCCGAACGGCGCCGGCAAGAGTACCACGATCCTGATGCTGATCGGGCTCATCGAACCGACATCAGGGGCGTGCTTTATCGACGGCATCGAGGTGGCGAAAAACCCGATCGAGGTGAAACACCGGATCGGCTACATGCCCGAGGACGTCGGGTTCTACGCCACCCTCACGGCCGAAGAGAACCTCGACTACTCGGCGAAACTCTACGGCATGGACGCCGCCGTGCGGCGGAAGCGGATCCCCGACCTCCTCTCCCTCGTCGGCCTCGACGGGGTCGAGAAGGTCGTCGGCGGCTACTCGAAGGGGATGCGCCAGCGCCTCGGGCTTGCGAAGGCCCTGATCAACGAGCCGAAGGTGATCATCCTGGACGAACCGACGGCAAACCTCGACCCGCAGGGCGTCGCCGATTACCGCCGGATCCTCGGGGAGACGGCGGAAAACGGGACGACGGTGCTCGTTTCCTCCCACATCCTCTCCGAGGTGAACCGGGTCTGCACCTCGGCCGCCATCCTCGCCCACGGGAAATATGTCGCCGGCGGCACCTGGGACGACCTCGCCCGCACCCGGGAGAAGGGAGAGTGCGTCATCCGCCTCGAGACGAGGTCTCCGATGCCCGAGATCGTCCACCCGGCCCTCCTCTCGGCCGAGTATGCCGACGGCCATAGGTCGGCGCGCCTCGTCGCCGGCGCCGACATCAGGGACGAGATCGCCGCCGTCGCCGGTCCCGCCGGGATCAGGCGGCTGGAGGTAGAAGCCCCCGACCTCGAGGACGTCTTTCTCTCGTACTACCACGAGGAGGCGGCCTCATGA